GGGATGTCGCCATCATCGGAGCTGGGATGGGTGGTGGCTTCACTGCACGCGCTCTTGCTGATGCAGGACATGATGTGTTGCTGATCGAACGCGGCATTGAAGAGAAATCGCCCCCCTCAGGCGATGAGACTCATGATCCTGAAGTGCGGCTAGCCGGGAGTAAATGGCCTACGCTGAGCACCTATGAGATTGATGGTGTAGTGAGCCGATTCTACGCTCCCATCGGGTCTGGAATTGGTGGCAGTACCAACTGGTACGCTGCGGCATTGGAACGATTCGCGGACATCGATATCGACTCGCTGCCGAATGCGACCCATCCTACTGGTGGGTGGCCCATCAGCTATCAGGAACTTCTTCCTTACTATGAACAAGCTGAGCGGATGCTTCATGTTGCCGGAACGATCGACCCACTGAGTGCGCATGGAGCAAATCATCTTCTGGAACCACCGCCCTTGGGACCTTGTGATACAGATTTTGTGCGCTTGTTCCAAAAGAATGGCCTTCATCCTTACAGACTGCACGTGGGCATTCGCTATCTTCCAGGATGCGATGAATGCCTTGGCAGGTTGTGCCAAAAGAACTGTCGGACAGACGTTCGCTCGGTGCTCACTGAGGCCCCGAGGAAGCCAACAATCATGGCTCGCAGCGAGGTAGTGCGGCTTGAATCCACTACCGACCGCGTAACCTGTGCGATCGTGGCTCAAGGCGACAAGCAGATCAGGGTCGAGGCCAAAGTCTTTGTGTTGGCGGCGGGCGCGATTCACACACCCAAGTTACTCTTGATGTCCAAAAACGACCATTGGCCAAATGGTCTCGCGAATCATTCCGACATGGTTGGCCGCAACCTGATGTTCCATGCAAATCAGAATTTTACGTTATGGCCGAGCGAAAAGCTGCCAAGTTCGGGGCCGCGTAAGTCAGTCTGCTTTCGAGATTTCTATTATGCGGACGGCGAGCGTTGCGGATGTGTTCAGTCAACTGGATTCGAGCTGGGATATGGCGAGTTCTTAATGCACTTATATCAACGCTTTGATCGCGGTGCACCATCGTATCTTAGGATGCTTCGACCCTTTTTGAGAATTCCTGCGGCCTTGACAATCAAGAGGTTCGGTCGCGGTACGATCTTTGTGAACCTCATTGAGGATCTTCCTTATCCCGAGAATCGCGTTGTGCTCAAAGAAGATGAGGCCGATGGTGTGAGCCTCAAATACACCATCAAGGCTGAACTGCGTGAGCGGGCCGCTCTCGTTCGAAGGCTTTTGACCGATCGCCTGAAAGGAAGGCGCTTGATTTTTCTCGCGCAGGATATCGAGCTCAACTATGGTCATCCTTGCGGCACATGTGTCATGAGCGATGACCCTTCCACCGGCGTAGTCGATCGGGACTGCCGGGCGCATGGCATCGCTAATCTCTTTATTGCAGATGGTTCCTTCATGCCAACTAGCGCAGCGATCAATCCATCCCTCACGATTGCAGCCAACGCCTTGCGGGTGTCCGCTGCGATTGATCGCAATCTCCTGGATTGGCGTGAGCTGGCAAAATCGGCAGGAGCGTAGCTGCGACAATTGTCGCTCCTATCCAATCCCTCAACGACCGACCTCTGGATTCTGCGGGTCGATTGCAGAATAGGTCAGCGTCAAGCGCAGCGTGAGGAAGTGGGACTGATCGCGCTTTCCTACAGGTTCCTATTCGAAAACCTGCCGGAAAACAAATTTGGGTTGTGATTCAAATGCCGCAACGGGTGCCGTCGATGTCCTTCGCGGCATAATCGATTGGCCCCAGCCAATCAGCAGGAAAGCAAACTGTGGTAACTGTTCCCCCATATATACCGTATAGAGCGTAATCCAAAGACAGGCCAAGGCAGCCAGCACACTTCCGGCAAAGGCGCGATCTTCCAGAGCTTGGAATCTCCATAATTGTGCAACCGCAGTACGGATAGATTCCGCACAAATCAGCACAAAAAGGATGTAGCCCAGCCTTCCTTGTATTAAGTGAACGCGCAGGAACTCATTATCGATTGACTTGCCGACCCCTTCAACTTCCGGTACTCCGTTACCACCCCAGCCAGTCCAACCTCCCATCTCTGCGACCGATTGCATACGCTCATTCATCCTGCGCCTGTACAGAGCACTCCTTGCCTGTTCGCTGACACTGTCATACTGATCGTCGCTGATATTTGTAT
This DNA window, taken from Acidicapsa acidisoli, encodes the following:
- a CDS encoding GMC oxidoreductase, with the protein product MPQMSAQDQGRIWDVAIIGAGMGGGFTARALADAGHDVLLIERGIEEKSPPSGDETHDPEVRLAGSKWPTLSTYEIDGVVSRFYAPIGSGIGGSTNWYAAALERFADIDIDSLPNATHPTGGWPISYQELLPYYEQAERMLHVAGTIDPLSAHGANHLLEPPPLGPCDTDFVRLFQKNGLHPYRLHVGIRYLPGCDECLGRLCQKNCRTDVRSVLTEAPRKPTIMARSEVVRLESTTDRVTCAIVAQGDKQIRVEAKVFVLAAGAIHTPKLLLMSKNDHWPNGLANHSDMVGRNLMFHANQNFTLWPSEKLPSSGPRKSVCFRDFYYADGERCGCVQSTGFELGYGEFLMHLYQRFDRGAPSYLRMLRPFLRIPAALTIKRFGRGTIFVNLIEDLPYPENRVVLKEDEADGVSLKYTIKAELRERAALVRRLLTDRLKGRRLIFLAQDIELNYGHPCGTCVMSDDPSTGVVDRDCRAHGIANLFIADGSFMPTSAAINPSLTIAANALRVSAAIDRNLLDWRELAKSAGA